A single Osmerus mordax isolate fOsmMor3 chromosome 9, fOsmMor3.pri, whole genome shotgun sequence DNA region contains:
- the si:ch211-165i18.2 gene encoding uncharacterized protein si:ch211-165i18.2, producing the protein MPVYSAYNIDYTCMDNVLSRRGVWFIEPQISNIDGEDMTVAGVNKDLIKLNQALNEDYEHTDYDRGHLNPNSYHCNEGRVATFTLTNAVPMDACFNRVHWKKYEDYLRTIVLGLRGMGRDFFVTGAVPSRNRIPVPGLDTTENVREFSRVTIPSHMWTALCFEHNDEQYSFSIGYIGENKADAIIQVMSVPDLVHRLGELYNSNNLQIFDNDCHSNSQKSKEVLQQLYKKLDLPQLQRMFFLDQNVQNLLSASLSKRQRRSGSQEPIKKPRISKMTLEMNYRDMTEWFDSNEYMKLNTETTCMFELNSKVHSSWPTVIRDELRLRRSAEKLDDYICKLIPEKSRPESVITADGTHCRAGTTCSSGSCPTDQGNKECCTSPCLYDHVGKDFMCSSGQRIIRCSTQYSAVTVSGKACRQDHPCGTYGETYYWCYTYETDWDFCSPPYVNSIGKNGKPCRDDHECSTYGESYHWCYTDRSDHWNECCTNKDPYVAVNGKICKTGKPCGTYGENYLWCYTTDGSWDFCCTP; encoded by the exons ATGCCAGTGTACAGTGCCTACAACATTGATTATACCTGCATGGACAATGTTTTGAGTAGAAGAGGAGTCTGGTTTATTGAACCACAG ATTTCTAACATTGATGGAGAAGACATGACTGTTGCAGGAGTTAACAAAGACTTGATCAAACTAAATCAAGCGCTCAACGAGGATTATGAACACACCGACTACGACCGCGGACACTTAAACCCGAATAGTTATCACTGTAACGAGGGCCGTGTCGCCACTTTCACGCTGACCAACGCTGTGCCGATGGATGCGTGTTTCAATCGAGTCCATTGGAAAAAATACGAGGATTATTTGAGAACTATAGTACTAGGACTTCGTGGGATGGGAAGAGACTTTTTTGTGACAGGGGCTGTGCCTTCAAGAAACAGAATCCCTGTGCCAGGGTTGGACACCACTGAAAATGTCCGGGAATTTAGTAGGGTTACAATTCCCAGTCACATGTGGACCGCTCTGTGCTTTGAGCACAATGATGAGCAGTATTCATTTTCTATAGGTTACATAGGAGAGAATAAAGCAGATGCCATCATCCAAGTAATGTCAGTCCCTGATCTTGTGCACAGGCTGGGTGAGCTATACAACAGCAATAACCTGCAGATCTTTGACAATGACTGTCATTCTAATTCTCAGAAATCTAAAGAAGTTCTACAGCAACTCTATAAAAAACTGGATCTCCCTCAGCTTCAAAGAATGTTTTTCTTAGATCAAAATGTCCAAAATCTTTTATCTGCAAGCTTATCGAAAAGACAGAGGCGTAGTGGCAGTCAAGAACCGATTAAAAAGCCCAGAATTTCTAAAATGACGTTGGAAATGAACTACAGGGATATGACAGAGTGGTTCGACAGTAACGAGTACATGAAGCTCAACACCGAAACTACTTGTATGTTCGAACTCAATTCGAAAGTGCATTCGTCCTGGCCGACAGTCATCAGAGATGAGCTTCGTTTGAGACGTTCTGCTGAGAAACTTGACGATTACATTTGTAAACTCATCCCAGAGAAGTCTAGACCTGAGTCTGTCATCACGGCCGATGGTACTCATTGCAGAGCAGGCACGACGTGTTCCAGCGGCAGCTGTCCAACTGATCAAGGGAATAAAGAGTGCTGCACGTCACCCTGCCTGTATGACCACGTCGGGAAAGATTTCATGTGCAGTTCGGGACAGCGAATAATCAGGTGCTCCACCCAGTATTCCGCTGTGACTGTAAGCGGTAAAGCATGCAGACAAGATCACCCATGTGGGACTTATGGAGAGACGTATTATTGGTGTTACACGTATGAGACTGATTGGGATTTCTGCAGCCCGCCTTATGTAAACAGTATAGGTAAAAATGGAAAACCTTGCCGAGACGACCATGAATGCAGCACCTATGGGGAAAGTTACCATTGGTGTTATACTGATCGATCCGACCACTGGAATGAGTGCTGCACCAATAAAGATCCCTATGTAGCTGTGAATGGTAAAATATGCAAAACAGGAAAACCATGTGGCACTTATGGAGAAAATTACCTATGGTGCTACACCACAGATGGTTCGTGGGATTTCTGCTGCACTCCATAG